The following coding sequences are from one Ursus arctos isolate Adak ecotype North America unplaced genomic scaffold, UrsArc2.0 scaffold_23, whole genome shotgun sequence window:
- the LOC113246543 gene encoding olfactory receptor 1052-like, giving the protein MADVNFTLVTEFILLGLTDRAELKVVLFVLFLLIYTISLVGNLGMLILIQITPKLQTPMYHFLSCLSFVDACYSSVFAPKMLLNFFVERETISFSACIMQYFFFVSLLTTEGFLLAAMAYDRYVAIVNPLVYTVAMTKRVCMVLVIGSCVGGLINSLTHTIGLVKLSFCGPNIISHFFCDLPPLLKLSCSDTSMNELLLLIFSGIIAMITFLVVMVSYVFIVATILRIRSAASRHKAFSTCASHLMAVTLFYGSISFSYIQPSSQYSLQQEKVVSVFYTLVIPMLNPVIYSLRNKEVKDAVKRAIEMKYFPC; this is encoded by the coding sequence ATGGCTGATGTGAATTTTACATTGGTTACGGAATTTATTCTTTTGGGACTGACAGATAGGGCTGAACTGAAAGTGGTCCTCTTTGTTCTGTTCCTGCTGATCTATACCATTTCTTTGGTGGGGAATCTAGGAATGCTTATTCTAATTCAAATAACTCCCAAACTCCAAACACCCATGTATCATTTCCTTAGCTGTCTGTCATTTGTGGATGCCTGCTATTCGTCAGTCTTTGCACCAAAAATGCTGCTGAACTTCTTTGTTGAACGGGAGACAATCTCATTCTCTGCGTGCATCatgcaatattttttctttgtgtcaCTCCTTACCACTGAGGGCTTCTTGCTGGCGGCAATGGCTTATGACCGCTACGTAGCCATCGTGAACCCTTTAGTTTACACAGTGGCTATGACTAAAAGAGTTTGCATGGTCCTGGTCATTGGGTCATGTGTAGGAGGCTTAATCAACTCATTGACACACACAATCGGCCTGGTGAAATTGTCTTTCTGTGGGCCAAATATCATCAGTCACTTCTTCTGTGACCTTCCCCCACTATTGAAGTTGTCGTGTTCTGACACATCCATGAATGAACTGTTGCTTTTAATCTTCTCTGGAATTATTGCTATGATCACTTTCTTGGTTGTGATGGTCTCCTATGTCTTCATTGTTGCTACTATCCTGAGGATCCGCTCAGCTGCCAGTAGACAcaaagccttctccacctgtgcTTCACATTTAATGGCTGTGACTTTATTCTACGGCTCTATAAGCTTTAGTTACATCCAACCAAGTTCCCAATATTCCTTACAACAAGAAAAGGTGGTGTCTGTGTTCTATACGCTGGTGATTCCTATGTTAAACCCAGTGATTTACAGCCTAAGGAACAAGGAAGTAAAAGATGCTGTGAAAAGAGctatagaaatgaaatattttccttgttaA
- the LOC113246542 gene encoding olfactory receptor 1052-like: protein MANRNVSVVTEFILLGLTDNPELNTVLFMLFLSIYLATVVSNVWVITVIWTSAQLHSPKYFFLCQLAFLDFCYSSVFIPKMLVNYIAGQKVISYHGCLLQYSFFSMFLTTECFLLAVMAYDRYVAICRPLHYKGLMTRTFCVHLVTVSYLAGSASSLTHLSSLLSLSFCGPNVINHYFCDIPLLFQLSCSDTQYSKILFTVLSGTTSVTTFLVVVSCYLGILLTVLKLHSTRSRYKAFSTCASHLMVVTIFYGTVIFTYLGSSSNYPQDRAKILSMFYTLLLPVLNFLIYSVRNTEAKEAMKRIILRKVFAQ, encoded by the coding sequence atggccaacagaaatGTCAGTGTGGTAACCGAATTCATTCTCCTGGGGCTGACTGATAACCCAGAGCTGAATACTGTCCTTTTCATGCTGTTTCTCTCCATCTACCTCGCCACTGTGGTGAGCAATGTTTGGGTCATCACAGTCATCTGGACTAGTGCCCAGCTCCATTCCCCCAAGTACTTTTTCCTTTGCCAGTTGGCTTTCTTGGATTTCTGCTATTCCTCAGTCTTTATTCCTAAAATGTTGGTGAACTACATAGCAGGACAGAAAGTCATCTCCTATCACGGTTGCCTTCTTCAATATTCCTTCTTCAGCATGTTCCTGACCACTGAATGCTTCCTCCTGGCGGTCATGGCCTATGATCGCTATGTCGCCATTTGCCGCCCACTTCACTACAAGGGCCTCATGACTCGCACGTTCTGCGTCCACTTGGTGACCGTTTCCTACCTAGCAGGTTCTGCCAGCTCACTCACCCACCTGAGCAGCTTGCTCAGCCTGTCTTTCTGTGGGCCCAACGTCATCAACCATTACTTCTGTGATATCCCACTGCTCTTTCAACTGTCCTGTTCCGACACCCAGTAcagcaaaattttatttacagtCCTCTCTGGCACGACATCAGTGACTACCTTTCTGGTAGTGGTTAGTTGCTATCTGGGAATCCTCCTCACCGTCCTGAAGTTACACTCGACAAGGAGCAGATATAAAGCGTTCTCCACATGTGCTTCTCACCTAATGGTAGTGACTATCTTCTATGGAACAGTGATATTTACTTATCTGGGGAGCAGCTCTAACTACCCACAGGACAGAGCCAAAATCCTGTCCATGTTTTATACTCTTTTGCTGCCAGTCCTAAATTTCCTGATATACAGTGTGAGAAATACAGAGGCCAAAGAAGcaatgaaaagaattattttgagaaaagTATTTGCTCAGTGA
- the LOC113246493 gene encoding LOW QUALITY PROTEIN: olfactory receptor 8I2 (The sequence of the model RefSeq protein was modified relative to this genomic sequence to represent the inferred CDS: inserted 1 base in 1 codon), with translation MAGNNLTEVTLFILSGFANHPELRVGLFLMFLLIYLFTVLGNLGLIMLIRISSQLHTPMYFFLSNLAFIDIFYSSTVTPKALVNFQSQQKTISFVACFVQMYFFVGLVCSECFLLGSMAYDRYVAICNPLLYPVIMSQKVCNWLGVLPYAIGFTNSLVSVCVISSLAFCDSSIRHFFCDTTALLALSCADAFRTEMVIFVLAGITLLSXLLLITVTYTAIISAILRIQSAAGRQKAFSTCASHLMGVTIFYGSLIFTYLQPDNTSSLTQAQVASVFYTIVIPMLNPLIYSLRNKDVKNALLRVIRRKPLS, from the exons ATGGCTGGGAACAATCTCACTGAGGTGACCCTCTTCATCCTCTCTGGATTTGCAAATCACCCTGAACTGCGAGTCGgtcttttcttaatgtttctcCTTATTTATCTGTTCACTGTTTTGGGAAACCTTGGCCTCATCATGTTAATCAGAATCAGCTCTCAGCTTCACACACCAATGTACTTTTTTCTCAGCAACTTAGCATTCATTGACATATTTTATTCGTCCACTGTAACACCCAAGGCACTAGTAAATTTCCAATCCCAACAGAAAACCATCTCTTTTGTCGCCTGCTTTGTTCAAATGTACTTTTTTGTGGGTTTGGTGTGCAGTGAGTGCTTTCTTCTGGGAtcgatggcctatgaccgctacgtAGCGATCTGCAATCCCTTATTGTACCCAGTGATTATGTCCCAGAAAGTGTGCAACTGGCTGGGAGTCCTGCCATATGCAATAGGCTTCACAAATTCTCTGGTCTCAGTCTGTGTGATAAGCAGCTTGGCATTCTGTGATTCCAGCATCCGTCATTTCTTCTGTGATACCACAGCTCTTTTGGCCCTGTCCTGTGCAGATGCCTTCCGCACAGAAATGGTGATCTTTGTGTTAGCTGGGATCACACTTCTCA TCCTGCTCCTCATCACGGTCACCTACACGGCCATCATCTCAGCCATCCTGAGGATCCAGTCGGCCGCAGGCCGGCAGAAGGCCTTTTCCACCTGTGCGTCCCATCTCATGGGCGTAACTATCTTCTACGGGTCCCTGATCTTCACGTATTTGCAGCCTGATAACACGTCATCCCTGACCCAGGCACAAGTGGCCTCTGTCTTCTATACCATTGTCATCCCAATGCTGAATCCTCTGATCTATAGTCTGAGGAACAAAGATGTGAAAAATGCTCTCCTAAGAGTCATACGTAGAAAACCTCTGTCATGA